A window of the Longimicrobiaceae bacterium genome harbors these coding sequences:
- the uraH gene encoding hydroxyisourate hydrolase: MSAITTHVLDTSRGRPAGGVAVRLERGPEVLAHGATDADGRLRDLLPAGTPLQPGSYRLVFDTGAYFAGHAADAFYPEVSVVFQVRDAGEHYHVPLLLSPFGYSTYRGS, encoded by the coding sequence ATGAGCGCGATCACCACGCACGTGCTGGACACCTCGCGCGGGCGGCCCGCCGGCGGGGTGGCGGTCCGCCTGGAGCGGGGACCGGAGGTCCTGGCCCACGGGGCCACGGACGCGGACGGCCGCCTCCGCGACCTGCTCCCCGCCGGGACGCCGCTCCAGCCGGGGAGCTACCGGCTCGTCTTCGACACCGGCGCCTACTTCGCCGGGCACGCGGCCGACGCATTCTACCCCGAGGTCTCGGTCGTTTTCCAGGTGCGCGACGCGGGAGAGCACTACCACGTCCCTCTGCTGCTGAGCCCCTTCGGGTACTCCACCTACCGGGGAAGCTGA
- the allB gene encoding allantoinase AllB has translation MSPPPDLILRGRRVVLPDGVRPAAVHVARGRIAAIDPYDHDADGVPALDLGDAVLMPGLVDTHVHLNEPGRAEWEGFETGTRAAAAGGVTTLVEMPLNAVPATTTVPALRAKLDAAEGVCSVDVGFWGGVVPGNTAELPRLWEAGVLGFKCFLAPSGVDEFEHVGEAELRLAMPVLAELGAPLLVHAELPEALDRAAPGVAGLDRRSYASYLRSRPPAAELEAVALLVRLCREFGTPLHVVHVATAAAVPLLREAREEGLPITAETCPHYLHFAAEEIADGATQWKCAPPIRGREDREGLWEALRDGGIDLVASDHSPCPPGMKALGTGDWFDAWGGIASLQLGLPVTWTGARERGIGPERLAEWMSAGPARLAGLEARKGAIAVGRDADMVVWDPDAEVRVDAGTLQHRHALTPYEGGVFAGAVRATYVRGVPVYDRGRFPARPAGRTLLRELT, from the coding sequence TTGAGCCCTCCCCCCGACCTGATCCTGCGCGGCCGCCGCGTCGTCCTCCCCGACGGAGTCCGTCCGGCGGCCGTCCACGTCGCCCGCGGCAGGATCGCCGCCATCGACCCCTACGACCACGACGCCGACGGGGTGCCGGCCCTGGACCTCGGGGACGCGGTGCTGATGCCGGGGCTGGTGGACACGCACGTCCACCTCAACGAGCCGGGCCGCGCGGAGTGGGAGGGGTTCGAGACCGGCACGCGCGCCGCCGCGGCGGGCGGCGTGACGACGCTGGTCGAGATGCCGCTCAACGCCGTCCCCGCGACCACCACCGTCCCGGCCCTCCGCGCCAAGCTGGACGCGGCGGAGGGCGTATGCAGCGTGGACGTGGGGTTCTGGGGCGGCGTGGTGCCCGGGAACACGGCGGAGCTGCCCCGCCTCTGGGAGGCCGGCGTGCTCGGCTTCAAGTGCTTCCTGGCCCCCTCCGGCGTGGACGAGTTCGAGCACGTGGGCGAGGCGGAGCTGCGGCTCGCGATGCCCGTGCTGGCCGAGTTGGGCGCGCCCCTCCTGGTGCACGCCGAGCTGCCGGAGGCCCTGGATCGCGCGGCCCCGGGCGTGGCGGGGCTCGACCGGCGCAGCTATGCGTCGTACCTGCGGTCGCGCCCGCCCGCGGCGGAGCTGGAGGCGGTCGCGCTGCTGGTCCGCCTCTGCCGCGAGTTCGGGACGCCCCTCCACGTGGTCCACGTCGCCACGGCCGCCGCGGTCCCGCTGCTGCGCGAGGCGCGGGAGGAGGGGCTGCCGATCACCGCCGAGACCTGCCCGCACTACCTCCACTTCGCCGCGGAGGAGATCGCCGACGGGGCGACGCAGTGGAAGTGCGCCCCGCCCATCCGCGGCCGGGAGGACCGCGAAGGGCTCTGGGAGGCGCTCCGCGACGGCGGGATCGACCTGGTGGCGTCCGACCACTCGCCCTGCCCGCCTGGGATGAAGGCGCTCGGCACCGGCGACTGGTTCGACGCCTGGGGCGGGATCGCCTCGCTCCAGCTCGGCCTCCCCGTGACGTGGACCGGGGCGCGGGAGCGCGGGATCGGCCCGGAGCGGCTCGCGGAGTGGATGAGCGCGGGGCCCGCGCGGCTCGCCGGGCTGGAGGCCCGGAAGGGGGCCATCGCCGTCGGCCGCGACGCCGACATGGTGGTGTGGGACCCGGACGCCGAGGTCCGCGTCGATGCGGGGACGCTGCAGCACCGGCACGCCCTGACGCCATACGAGGGCGGCGTCTTTGCCGGCGCGGTGCGGGCGACGTACGTTCGCGGGGTCCCGGTGTACGACCGCGGCCGGTTCCCGGCACGGCCGGCCGGACGCACCCTCCTTCGCGAGCTCACATGA
- the uraD gene encoding 2-oxo-4-hydroxy-4-carboxy-5-ureidoimidazoline decarboxylase: MDRLNSLPPGEAERELLACCGSREWARRMAAGRPFRDAAELLERADATWWTLDEAAWREAFRSHPRIGEGKAEARQTERERAWSADEQTGMRTAAEETQRALAAGNRAYEARFGFIYIVCATGKTADEMLALLEQRLANDPATELRTAAEEQRKITRLRLEKLLAAHPFE; the protein is encoded by the coding sequence GTGGACCGCCTGAACTCCCTCCCCCCGGGGGAGGCCGAGCGCGAGCTGCTCGCCTGCTGCGGATCGCGGGAGTGGGCGCGGCGGATGGCGGCGGGGCGGCCCTTCCGGGACGCGGCGGAGCTGCTGGAGCGGGCGGACGCGACCTGGTGGACGCTGGACGAGGCCGCCTGGCGCGAGGCGTTCCGCAGTCATCCCCGGATCGGGGAGGGCAAAGCCGAGGCGCGGCAGACCGAGCGCGAGCGCGCGTGGTCCGCCGACGAGCAGACCGGGATGCGGACCGCCGCGGAGGAGACGCAGCGGGCGCTCGCGGCCGGGAACCGTGCCTACGAGGCGCGCTTCGGCTTCATCTACATCGTCTGCGCCACGGGGAAGACCGCGGACGAGATGCTGGCCCTGCTGGAGCAGCGCCTGGCGAACGACCCCGCGACCGAGCTCCGCACCGCGGCGGAGGAGCAGCGGAAGATCACCCGGCTGCGGCTGGAGAAGCTGCTGGCGGCCCACCCCTTCGAATAG
- the alc gene encoding allantoicase, translating to MIDFEDLPDLASERLGGAVPAASDEFFAPREGLLKPGPAEWREGEYTERGKWMDGWETRRHSPDHDWCVVRLGAPGIVRGIVVDTSFFRGNFPEECSVEACSVPGTPSVERLLGEETEWTPIVPRSPLEGDHRNRFPVAHGGRVTHLRLNIFPDGGVARLRVHGEVVPEWTRFARAGGEVDLVALENGGWVVSCSDMFYGDRQNLILPGRSLFMRDGWETRRRRGEGHDWSIVRLAAPGAIHRAEIDTDHFKGNAPDRCALEGIHLPDAGAEALADPSAPWRPLLPETKLQPHARHRFEDELAPAGPVTHVRLRIFPDGGIARLRLFGTLAPGLP from the coding sequence ATGATCGATTTCGAAGACCTGCCCGACCTTGCCTCGGAGCGCCTGGGCGGCGCGGTGCCGGCCGCCAGCGACGAGTTCTTCGCCCCCAGGGAGGGCCTGCTGAAACCCGGGCCCGCCGAGTGGCGGGAGGGCGAGTACACGGAGCGCGGCAAGTGGATGGACGGCTGGGAGACGCGGCGCCACTCGCCCGACCACGACTGGTGCGTCGTCCGGCTCGGGGCGCCGGGGATCGTGCGCGGCATCGTGGTGGACACCAGCTTCTTCCGCGGAAACTTCCCCGAGGAGTGCTCGGTGGAGGCCTGCTCCGTCCCCGGCACCCCGTCCGTGGAGCGGCTGCTGGGGGAGGAGACGGAGTGGACGCCGATCGTCCCCCGGTCCCCGCTGGAGGGAGACCATCGGAACCGCTTCCCGGTCGCGCACGGCGGGCGGGTCACGCACCTCCGCCTCAACATCTTCCCCGACGGCGGGGTGGCCCGTCTGCGCGTGCACGGGGAGGTGGTGCCGGAGTGGACCCGCTTCGCGCGGGCCGGCGGCGAGGTGGACCTGGTGGCGCTGGAGAACGGCGGCTGGGTGGTGTCCTGCAGCGACATGTTCTACGGCGACCGCCAGAACCTGATCCTTCCCGGGCGCTCGCTGTTCATGCGCGACGGCTGGGAGACGCGCCGGCGGCGCGGGGAGGGCCACGACTGGAGCATCGTCCGCCTCGCGGCGCCGGGCGCCATCCACCGCGCCGAGATCGACACCGACCACTTCAAGGGGAACGCCCCGGACCGCTGCGCGCTGGAGGGGATCCACCTGCCGGACGCGGGCGCCGAGGCGCTCGCCGATCCGTCCGCGCCCTGGAGGCCGCTCCTCCCGGAGACGAAGCTCCAGCCCCACGCCCGGCACCGCTTCGAGGACGAGCTCGCGCCGGCCGGCCCCGTGACGCACGTGCGCCTCCGCATCTTCCCGGATGGCGGCATCGCACGGCTGCGGCTGTTCGGGACGCTCGCCCCCGGCCTGCCGTGA
- a CDS encoding urate hydroxylase PuuD: MDPALRELLDLVFRWVHVIAAIMWIGNSLLWNWIDRNLEPSRQGREGVQGEIWLLHSGAFYFMEKDLRGWDRARPLHWFKWQAYTTWLTGAALLVVVYYASGGALLVDPAVADLSPAQAVAVGAGTIVAAWLAYDLVLGRALSRMGRTGAVVGVALVLGVAYGLTQVLSGRAAFLHVGAMLGTLMAGNVYRVIMPSQRRLVSAVERGERPDPAPSQRAKERSIHNNYMTFPVVVLMLSSHFPALYGHRLNWLLLGVLVVSGAAVRHILNVRFTFPRWKPALAATFAVSLGALALLVAPRARTPEADHAPGGRVSFAQANAVIQQRCTVCHSASPADRTFGTAPAGVAFDTPEQVLARVARIHARAVETGTMPPANKTHMTPDERALLGRWIAQGARAE, from the coding sequence ATGGATCCGGCGCTCCGGGAGCTGCTGGACCTGGTCTTCCGCTGGGTCCACGTGATCGCGGCGATCATGTGGATCGGCAACTCGCTGCTCTGGAACTGGATTGACCGGAACCTGGAGCCTTCCAGGCAGGGCAGGGAGGGGGTCCAGGGCGAGATCTGGCTGCTGCACAGCGGCGCCTTCTACTTCATGGAGAAGGACCTGCGCGGGTGGGACCGCGCCCGCCCGCTGCACTGGTTCAAGTGGCAGGCGTACACGACCTGGCTGACGGGGGCCGCCCTGCTGGTGGTGGTCTACTACGCGAGCGGGGGCGCCCTGCTCGTCGATCCCGCGGTCGCGGATCTGTCGCCCGCGCAGGCGGTGGCGGTCGGCGCGGGGACCATCGTCGCCGCCTGGCTGGCGTACGACCTGGTGCTCGGGCGGGCGCTGTCGCGGATGGGGCGGACGGGGGCCGTAGTGGGGGTGGCGCTGGTGCTGGGGGTCGCCTACGGGCTGACGCAGGTGCTGAGCGGGCGCGCGGCGTTCCTGCACGTGGGCGCCATGCTCGGGACGCTGATGGCGGGCAACGTCTACCGCGTCATCATGCCGTCCCAGCGCCGGCTCGTCTCCGCCGTGGAGCGCGGCGAGCGGCCGGACCCGGCTCCGTCGCAGCGGGCCAAGGAGCGCTCGATCCACAACAACTACATGACCTTCCCGGTGGTGGTGCTCATGCTGAGCAGCCACTTCCCGGCTCTGTACGGGCACCGGCTCAACTGGCTCCTGCTCGGGGTCCTGGTGGTCTCCGGCGCGGCGGTGCGCCACATTCTCAACGTCCGCTTCACCTTCCCACGCTGGAAGCCCGCGCTTGCGGCGACGTTCGCCGTGTCGCTGGGTGCCCTCGCCCTGCTCGTGGCGCCGCGCGCGCGGACTCCGGAGGCCGATCACGCACCCGGGGGGCGGGTCTCCTTCGCGCAGGCGAACGCCGTGATCCAGCAGCGCTGCACTGTCTGCCACTCCGCGAGCCCCGCGGACCGCACCTTCGGGACGGCCCCCGCCGGGGTGGCGTTCGACACGCCGGAGCAGGTCCTCGCCCGCGTGGCGCGCATCCACGCCCGCGCGGTGGAGACCGGCACCATGCCCCCCGCCAACAAGACCCACATGACGCCCGATGAGCGCGCGCTGCTGGGGCGCTGGATCGCGCAGGGGGCGAGAGCCGAGTAG